The Kwoniella bestiolae CBS 10118 chromosome 7, complete sequence genome has a segment encoding these proteins:
- a CDS encoding tartrate dehydrogenase yields MSPIAINPVNEASAFPEGYATQPERKNIYKIAQIGADGIGPEVINAGVQALHAVAKKVGSFQLDFTELDWSSDRYKKTGSYIPEDYLDILKKHDAIFFGAVGAPDVPDHISLWGLRLAICQPYMYANVRRTKVLPGTSSPLSNLQPGDLDWCIIRENSEGEYAGHGGRSHRRLDHEVGTEVTIFTRTGIRRIARYAFQVAQSRPRKLLTYVTKSNAMRNGMVLWDEVIKEVSKEFPDVTMDHMLVDAMTVRMTLHPKSLDTILATNLHADILSDLAAALAGSIGIAPTANIDPSRTMPSMFEPIHGSAFDITGMGIANPVGTFWTACEMLDWLGEHEASKLLMKAVEQTCADGVRTRDLGGRANTQEVTDAVIQRLRVL; encoded by the exons ATGTCTCCTATCGCTATCAATCCAGTCAACGAAGCCTCTGCCTTTCCAGAAGGATATGCCACGCAGC CCGAAAGAAAAAACATTTATAAGATAGCGCAAATCGGCGCTGATGGGATCGGTCCTGAAGTGATCAACGCAGGTGTCCAAGCTTTGCATGCTGTCGCCAAGAAAGTTGGGTCTTTCCAGCTGGACTTCACCGAGCTCGACTGGTCTTCCGATAGATACAAGAAGACTGGGAGTTATATTCCAGAGGATTATTTGGATATCCTGAAGAAGCACGACGCCATCTT TTTCGGTGCAGTCGGTGCGCCTGATGTTCCTGACCACATCTCATTATGGGGCCTGAGGCTCGCTATCTGCCAACCATACATGTATGCCAACGTTCG ACGAACAAAGGTCCTTCCCGGTACAAGCTCTCCACTCAGCAACCTCCAACCAGGAGACTTGGACTGGTGCATCATCCGAGAGAACTCGGAAGGTGAATATGCTGGCCATGGAGGCAGGTCGCACAGAAGGCTAGATCATGAAGTCGGCACAG AGGTCACCATCTTCACTCGAACCGGTATTCGCCGAATTGCTCGATATGCCTTCCAAGTCGCTCAGTCGAGACCTAGAAAACTTTTGACGTACGTGACCAAGTCGAACGCTATGAGAAACGGAATGGTACTCTGGGATGAGGTCATCAAAGAGGTATCCAAGGAGTTCCCCGATGTT ACAATGGACCATATGCTTGTAGATGCTATGACAGTCCGAATGACCCTTCATCCTAAATCTCTTGACACCATTCTCGCCACCAATCTCCACGCCGACATCCTCTCAGACTTAGCAGCTGCCTTAGCTGGATCAATCGGTATCGCCCCTACAGCCAACATCGATCCCTCACGCACGATGCCATCCATGTTTGAGCCTATTCACGGGTCTGCCTTTGATATCACTGGTATGGGCATCGCCAACCCCGTGGGAACATTCTGGACTGCGTGTGAAATGCTTGATTGGCTCGGTGAGCACGAAGCTTCTAAGCTCCTCATGAAGGCTGTAGAACAAACTTGTGCAGACGGTGTCAGAACCCGAGACTTAGGCGGTAGGGCCAATACGCAGGAGGTGACAGATGCGGTTATCCAACGTCTTAGAGTTTTATAA